The sequence CCGCTGCTCGACCCGCGTCTTGATCGCGAAGAAGCCGTCGCGCAGTTCGGCCGCGCTCTTGGGCTGGAAGCGCGGTGCGGTGCGCAGATAGGTGAAGAACTCCTGCGGGCTGCCCTTGAAGCCGACCTTCGCCTGCTCCTCCGCCAATTCGGCGCGGATGCGCGCGACCTCGGCCAGCCCCATTTCGTGAACCTGCTTTGCGGTCAGCGGCAGCGTCGTGTTGGACCGGATCTGATAGGCGTAGAACAGATCGCCGCCCTTCATCCCCGACAGGCCGACACTCGGCCGCGCGGCCGGCAGATAGTCAGCCTTGAGGAAGTCGCGCAGCTGCCGCTCGGCCGGGATCAGGACATCGCGCACCTGCGCGGCATAGGCGGCGCGCAGCCGCGCCTGCTGTGCGGCGGGGATGGTCGCCGGGAACATCGTCGCCGGCCCATAGAAGGTCGAACCCTCGACCCCCTGCCCGATCTGAGCATCGAACTGGTCGATCATGTTGCGCACGACCAGCTGCGGCTCGACGATGCCGGCGGCGATGCCCTGGCGGAAGCGGCCGATCGCCTCGATCAACAGCTTCGCATAAGCGCGGTTGCGGGCCAGGTTGCTGTCATAATCCGCGACCGTCTTGAACGGCGCCGCGCCCTTGCCCGACGCCATGTCGGGATACCAGATGTGGATGCCCTGAAAATGGTCGATCGGCGTGACCTTGGCGATCTCGGTCAGCGTCGGATCGTCGAGCAGCGCAAGGTCGTTCTGCAGGCCCCATTCGAACGTATCGTAGGCGATGCGATCGGTGCCATCGAGCTTCGCCCGGCCGATGGCGTGCAATGCGGCCAGATCGTGCTTCGTGGCGGCGCGCTCGGCATCGAAGTGCGCATCGCTGAACGGATCGCCGATCCGATCCGCATAGCGCAGGTCGCCGCGCTGGAGCGCGTTGAGCGGATTGCGTCGGAGGCTCGCCTCGTCGCTCGCTGCGAACAGGGCAATCAGCCGGTCATGCTCGGCGGTCGCCGCACGCGTCGCGGGGGTCGCCCCGGCGAGTGCCGTGCCGGAGAGGAGAAGCAGGGCAGCAGACAAAAAGCCGAACGAACGCAATGGGAAGCCTCCACGGGAATGGCATCCGTCTAGCCGAACGCCGCGGAGGCGCAACAATCCTACTGCTTGACCGCCATGAGGTGCCTCGCAGCACCGTTTGACCTTGCGCGCCCGGGCGGCGACAACGCGTCATGGCCTCCGCCTTCAACCCCACCGGCTTCAGCGATGCGCTGGTGATCCTTGGCGCCGCAGGCGTGGTGATCCCGGCGTTCGCCCGCTGGCGCATCAACCCGGTGATCGGATTCATCCTCGTCGGCATCGCGGTCGGACCGGCCGGGCTGGGCAGCTTCGTCGGACGCGCGCCCTGGCTATCATGGGTCACCATCACCAACCCGCACGCGATCGAGCCGTTCGCCGAGCTGGGCATCGTCATGCTACTCTTCTCGATCGGCCTGGAACTGTCGTTCCGCCGCTTGTGGGCGATGCGGCGCGCGGTGTTCGGGCTCGGCGCGGCGGAACTGGCCGGCAGCGCGATATTGCTCGGGATGGGGTTCTGGCTCGCGGGCCAGACGATCCAGAGCGCCTTCGGGCTCGGTATGGCGCTGGCCTTGTCATCGACCGCGCTCGTCCTGCCGATCGCCGGCACGCGCGGTCCGGTCGGCGAGCGCGCCTTTGCCATGCTGCTGTTCGAGGATCTGGCGCTGGTGCCGATCATCTTCGCGCTTGGTGCGCTCGCGCCGCACGGGGGCGAAGGCGGCGGCTGGCAGGTGGCGCGCACGCTCGCGCTCGGCGGCGTGACGGTCGGCGTCCTCCTGGTGGGCGGCCGGTGGCTGTTGCCGCGGCTGTTCGCGCAGGCGGCGCGCACCAAGAGCCCCGAACTGTTCCTCGCTGCCAGCCTGCTGGTGGTCATCCTCGCGAGCCTCGCCACCAGCGCCGCAGGGCTGTCGCCGATCGTGGGCGCGCTGCTCGCCGGCGTGCTGATCGCCGAGACCGACTATCATGGCGAGGTCGAACTGATGACCGCGCCGTTCAAGGGCCTGGCGCTCGGCGTGTTCCTCATCACGGTCGGCATGAGCCTCGACCTGCGCGTGGTCGGGCGGTTCGGCCCGGCGCTTACGGCTGCCGTCCTGACCGTGGTGGCGGTCAAGACGCTGGTGACCGGCCTGCTGCTCCGCGTGCGCGGCGCCGAACGCGGCGTGAGCCTCGAGACCGGCCTGCTGATGTCGGCGCCGTCGGAAACCACGCTGATCGTCCTCGGCACCGCATCGGCGGTCGGGATGATCGATCGTGAGACCGCTGCATTCTGGCAGATCGTCACCGCGATCGGGCTCACCATCACGCCGCTGCTGGCGATGGCGGGACGCCGCCTCGCGCTCGGCGTCGATCGCCACCAGGCCGAGGCGGTCCCGCCGGTGAGCGACGATGCGCGCCGCGCGCTGATCGTCGGTTTCGGCCGGGTCGGACGGCTGGTCGCGCAGATGTTCGATGCGCACGAGCTGCCCTATCTGGCGGTCGATGCGGATGCCGATACCGTGCGCGCGGCGCGAAAGCGTGGCTATCAGGTGATCTTCGGTGACATCACGCGGCCGGGCATGATCGACCATCTGGCAGCGGGCAGCGCAAGCGCGGTGGTGCTGACGATGGACGATCCGGTCCAGCTTGTCCGACTGACGGCGCGGCTGCGCGACGCCCACCCCGATCTGACGATCGTCGCCCGGGCGCGCGACCCGAATCATGCGGCGCAGCTCTATCGCGCCGGGGCGACCGACGCCGTGCCGGAGACCATCGAATCGTCGCTCCAGCTTTCCGAGGCGGCGTTGGTGGATCTGGGCGTCGCGATGGGGCCGGTCATCGCCTCGATCCACGAGAAACGCGCCCAATTGCGCGCCAAGATCATGGAAATGGCGGATACCGGCCGGGAGCCGCCGCTGCGCCGCCGCACGATCGTCGACGATCATTGAAGGTGGGCGAGGACGGCAGGTCCTGGGGGGAAGAACCGCCCCCGCCCGAGCCCTCTCCGCTACAGGGGGGTGCGGAGAGGACTATATGATATGGTATCGGCAGACGCCGACACAGGGGCCTTTGCTGCATCGCACGCAATGCGCTAATTGATTAAATCGCGCGACGCTGATCGATTTGGACACTTAATGGCCACTTACCTGCCGACGCTCAAGCAGCTTCAATATCTTGTCGCGTTGCGCGACACGGGGCACTTCGGTCGCGCGGCCGACGCCTGCTACGTGACGCAGTCGACGCTGTCGGCGGGGTTGCGCGAGCTCGAGTCGCTGCTCGGCATCACGCTGGTCGAGCGAACGCGCCGCGTCGTGCGCTTCACGCCGCTGGGGCTGAAGATCGCCGAAAAGGGTGAGCGCGTCCTGCGACAGGCCGAAGAACTTGCCGCGCTTGCGAAGGCGGCGGGCAAGCCGTTGTCCGGCGAGCTGCGCATGGGCGTCATCCCGACGATCGCGCCGTTCATGCTGCCGCGCGTCCTGGGCCGACTGCGCAGCGAATGGCCCGACCTCAAGCTCTACCTGCGCGAGGAGACGTCGGGAGCGGCTTGCGAATCGCTGCATCGCGGCCATGTCGATTGCGTATTGCTCGCGCTGCCTTACGCATGCGGCGAAATCGAGCATGTCGACCTGTTCACCGATCGGCTGTTCGTCGCCGTCTCCGCCGAGCAGGCGGAGGGCATGCCCGACATCGTGCCCGCCAGCGGCATCGACGAGCGCCAGCTGCTGCTGCTGGAAGACGGCCACTGCCTCAAGGATCATGTGCTCGCCGCCTGCAACCGGCCCGAGTTGCGGGCCGAAGCGACGATGATGGGCACATCGCTGCACACACTGGTGCAGATGGTCGACAACGGGCTTGGTGTGACGATGCTGCCCGAAATGGCCATCAAGGCAGGCATTCTCGATCACACACGCGTGGTGGCGCGCCCGCTGGATGCGGCACACCCGTCGCGGCGGATCGCACTCGTCTGGCGCGCCGGTTCGCCGCGTGACAAGGAGTTCCGCCTGCTTGCCGACGCACTGCGTCAGGCCCGTGAGGCGGCTGCCTGACCGGCGCTGTCGAAGTGGTCAGAACGTTACGCCCAGAGCGTAACTCGCAAGTGCAGGATTTTCATGTATTTCGCCGCTGGGCAGCCCCAGCCGAAGCTGATATAGGTTTGCCTCGCAGTAAGTTGCGTGATGGTAATTCTGGTACGCAGTCCGCGGGGTTTGTCCGATCCTGTGACGTACCTAGACCTTGATCGTCGCAGGCGTATATCGTGCTGCGCCGTGAACATAGGTGGCCGGGGGGTCTGCCGAAGGTTCACGTTTTCGGCGGTCGCCGCAAGGCGCTTCCACCGAAGCCGATCAGGCTCTAGGGCTCGCGTGATGCAGCAGCGAACCGCAGCCCTCATCGTCGCCGCCGGGCAGGGCCTTCGGGCAGGTGGTGAACTTCCGAAGCAATATCAGTCGATCGCCGGTCAGCCGGTGCTGGCGCATGCGATCGATGCGCTGGGCGCGCATAGTGCGATCGGCCGCATCCAGGTGGTGATCGGCGCTGGGCAGGAGGCACTCTACGCCGGCGCGATCGGCAGCCGCATGCTGCCGCCGCCGGTTACGGGCGGAGCCACGCGCCGCGACTCGGTCTTGGCCGGGCTGGCCGCGATCGACGCCGACCGCGTCCTGATCCACGACGCCGCGCGACCATTCGTGCCGATGGCGGTGATCGACCGATTGCTCGCCAGTCTCGACGCGGCCGATGGCGCCGTGCCCGTGCTGCCGATCGCCGACACGCTGGCCGAGCATGGCGCGACGCTCGGCGCGACCGTCCCTCGCGAGGCACTGGTCCGGGTGCAGACGCCGCAGGCATTCCGCGCCGATGCGATCCGCGCCGCGCATGCCGCGTGGGATCCCGCCCGCGAAGCGACCGACGATGCGCAGATGCTGCGCGCGTTGGGGCGCGTCGTCGCGACGGTCGAGGGCTCGCCTTTGCTCGACAAGCTCACGCAGGCGTCCGACCTTGCCGCTGCCGAGCGGCGGCTCGCACCGCTGATGGTATCGCGCACGGCGCTGGGGTTCGATGTCCACGCCTTCACCGATGGCGACTCGATCCAGCTTGGCGGCATCACCATCCCGCACAGCCATGCGCTCGCCGGCCATTCGGACGCCGACGTTGCGCTGCACGCGATTACCGATGCGCTGCTCGGCACCATCGGCGACGGCGATATCGGCACGCATTTCCCGCCGTCGGATCCGCAATGGCGCGGTGCGGCGTCGGACCGTTTCCTGGCGCATGCGCGCAATCTGGTGGTCGAGGCCGGCGGCCGTATCGACCATGTCGACGTGACGATCATCTGCGAGGCGCCCAAGGTCGGCCCGCACCGCCCGGCGATCCGCGCGCGCATCGCCGCAATCCTGGGCCTGGCGGAGAGCAAGGTCAGCGTGAAGGCGACGACCACCGAGCAACTCGGCTTCACCGGCCGACGCGAGGGCATCGCCGCGCAGGCGCTCGCGACCGTCCGTCTGCCCGAGGATGCGGCATGAAGCGCCTCGGCGCGATGCTGATGCTGGCGGCGATGCCTGGATTCACGCAGGCGCAGACAATGGTCTGCGTCCCGCGCACGCAAGCGGCGGCGCTCGTCACCTTCGCGTTGCCGAGCCTGGTCGAGCGGCTGGCCGATCGCTGCCGGGCAAACCTGCCGCCGAACGCATATCTCAGCGTCAACGCCATGGCGCTGGCCGATCGTTACCGCCCGGACGCGGCGGCGGCGTGGCCCGAGGCACGACGCGCGATCGCGCGGGTCTTCGCGCAGTTCCTCGGTCAGCCGATGCCGGCCGACATGAATTCGGATCTGATCCGTACCCTCGCCGAACCCGCATTGGCCGAATTGCTTGCCAAGCAGGTCAGCCCGCGCGATTGCCAGACCGCCGACGAGGCGATCACCGACGCCGCCGCGCTTTCGGGCCGCGACGTCGGCCGGCTCGCCGCGCTGGCCGCCACGATCGCCGATCGCAAGGGCAAGGGCATCGCCGGTATCCTCAGCATCTGTCCTTCCGGAAGCGTCGCCCCATGACCATCCTGCCCGATAAGCTCGTCGAACTCGCCCAGCGCGTGATCGAGGAGAACCGCGCCGCCGGCCGCCGCATCTCGGTGGCGGAGAGCTGCACCGGCGGCCTCGTCAGCGCCGCGCTGACCGAGATTGCCGGCTCTTCGGACGTGTTCGACGCGGGCTTCATCACCTACGCCGATGGCTCCAAGACCGCGCTGCTGGGTGTGGCGCAGGACGTGATCGAGACGTTCGGCGCGGTCAGCCTCGCCACTGCCTGGGCGATGGCGCACGGCGCGGTCGAGCGGTCGGGCAGCGACGTCGCCGTCGCGATCACCGGTATTGCCGGGCCCGGTGGCGGCAGCGAGAAGAAGCCGGTCGGCACGGTCGTGTTCGCGCGCGCCCGCCGCGGCGACGATCCCGAGCATGCCGTCACCGACCACCGCCAGTTCGGCGATCTCGGCCGGAGCGGCGTGCGACTTCAGGCGGCGCTGTGCGCGCTCGAGCTGCTGCTGCCTTCGGCCGACTCGCTCGCCATCCCGACACCGTAAAGCGCCGCGGCGCGCGTCTCGAACGCACCGATCATGCGGCGGAGCGCCGAGCCGAACATCTGCCCCGCAATCGCCTCGAAAATGCGGCTGCGAAAGGCGAAATCGACCGAGAAATCGATCAGGCAGCCGCCCTGCCCGTCCGGCCGGAAACGCCATTCGTTGCGCAGGTGATCGAGCGGCCCGTCGACATAATCGACATGGATGCTGTCGGCCCGCTGCTTCTGCACGCGCGAGGTGAAGCGCTCGCGCAGCGCCTTGAAGCCGACGATCAGGTCGGCGACCATCTCGGTCTCGCTGTCGGAACGCACGCGCACCGCGGCCACCCACGGCAGAAACTCGGCATAACGGCCGACATCGGCGACCAGATCGAACATCTGCTCGGGCGAGTAAGGCAGCCGGCGCGTCTCGGAATGTTGCGGCATCCTACCCTGCGCGCGCCTCGGTCATGGCAGCCGCCCCAGCCGCGCTCGTCACGCAAGCAGGCGCGCGCGCACCGAACGGGCGGTCGACCGACATGGCATGGGCGGTGGACATTCGCTTACTGCTCCGCGCGCCCAGGCCGCGGTGGATCCGCGGCGGCAGGCTTATGGTGGTGGTCCCGGCGCGATTCGAACGCGCGACCTTCGAATTAGGAATTCGCTGCTCTATCCTGCTGAGCTACGGAACCAACGTGCCACGCTTTACCGATGGCCGCCCGTGCCCGCAACACGCCGCCGCACGGGCTCATTCGCGGATCGTACAGACGTCGACCCAGCGCTTCGCGACCAGTTCGGCCAGACGCCCCGGCGCGACCGCGACCGAGCTGGTGAGCGATCCTGCCGCCGGATAGACCAGATCGTAAGGCTGCAGCGACACATCGCAATAGACCGGCAGCGGCGTCGCCAGCCCGAACGGACATACGCCGCCGACCGGATGGCCGGTCGCCGCGAGCGTTTCCTCCGCCGGCAGCATGCGCGGGCGGCCGCCGAATGAAGCCTTGCACTTGGCATTGTCGATCCGGGCATCGCCGCGCGTCACCACGAGCAGGATTTCGCCCTCGACCCGCAAGGCGAGCGTCTTCGCGATCCGGCCGGGCTCGACCCCGAGCGCGGCGGCCGCCTCGATCACGGTGGCCGTGCTCGCCTCGGTCTCGATGATCGGCAAATCGGGCGCGTGCGCCGTCAGCCACGCGCGCACCGATGCGAGGCTCAAGCCGGCACGCGCTCCAATTGCGCCTGGCGCGGGGCGCGCATCCGCTCGAAATCCTCGCCGGCATGGTAGCTCGACCGCGTCAGCGGCGAGGCGGCGACGAGCAGGAAGCCCTTCGCGCGCGCGATCGCGCCATAAGCGGCAAAGCTTTGTGGCGTCACGAAATCGGCGACCTTGGCATGCTTGGGCGTCGGCTGGAGATATTGACCCATCGTCAGGAAATCGATGCCGGCCGAGCGCATGTCGTCCATCACCTGATGGACTTCCAGCCGCTCCTCGCCCAGCCCGACCATGATGCCGGACTTGGTGAAGATCGACGGATCGAGCCGCTTCACGCTCTCCAACAGACGCAGCGAGGCATAGTAACGCGCGCCGGGCCGGATGGTCGGGTAAAGGCGCGGCACCGTCTCCAGATTGTGATTGTAGACGTCGGGCCGCGCGGCGACGATCGCCTCGACCGCTGCCTCGTGCTTGTTGCGGAAGTCCGGCGTCAGGATCTCGATCGTCGTCTTGGGGGTCGAGCGACGCAGCGCCTCGATCACCTTCACGAACTGGCTGGCGCCGCCATCCTTCAGATCGTCACGATCGACCGAGGTGATGACGATATGCTCCAGCCCCAGCTCGGCGGCGGCGTCGGCCACATGCTGCGGCTCGAGCGGGTCGATCGCGCGCGGCATGCCGGTCTTGACGTTGCAGAAGGCGCAGGCGCGCGTGCAGGTGTCGCCGAGGATCATCACCGTGGCGTGTTTCTTGGTCCAGCACTCGCCGATGTTGGGGCAGGCCGCCTCCTCGCACACGGTGGCGAGGTTGAGCCGCCGCATCAGCTGGCGCGTCTCCTGGAAGGTCGCGCTGGTGGGGGCTTTCACCCGGATCCAGTCGGGCTTGCGCGCGCGCGGCGCGGGGCTTGCGGGAAGCGGCTCGGTCATGGCGGCTAGATAGCGCGCGCCATGCCCGCTTGCCACCCCTCGCCACCACCAGCTACCACGCGCGCATGACCGAGGACGATCCCGCCTTCGCGCCGCTGCTGGCCGGCTATCACCGCTTCCGCCGTAATGACTGGGCAAAGCAACGCGCGCGCTGGGCGGAGCTGGCCGAAGGGCAGCGGCCCTTCGCGCTCGTCATCGCCTGCTCGGACAGCCGTGTCGATCCGGCGCAGATCTTCGATTGTTCGCCGGGCGAGATCTTCGTCGTGCGCAACATCGCCAACCTCGTGCCGCCACTCGATCCGACCGAGGGCTATCATGGCGTGTCGGCGGCGATCGAGTTTGCGGTGACACAGCTCGAGGTCGCCGAGATCGTCGTCATGGGGCATGGCGGCTGTGGTGGCGTGCAGGCCTCGCTCACCCACGCCTTCCAGGGCGCGCCTCCGGGGCGCGGCGGCTA is a genomic window of Sphingomonas nostoxanthinifaciens containing:
- a CDS encoding DUF885 domain-containing protein — translated: MRSFGFLSAALLLLSGTALAGATPATRAATAEHDRLIALFAASDEASLRRNPLNALQRGDLRYADRIGDPFSDAHFDAERAATKHDLAALHAIGRAKLDGTDRIAYDTFEWGLQNDLALLDDPTLTEIAKVTPIDHFQGIHIWYPDMASGKGAAPFKTVADYDSNLARNRAYAKLLIEAIGRFRQGIAAGIVEPQLVVRNMIDQFDAQIGQGVEGSTFYGPATMFPATIPAAQQARLRAAYAAQVRDVLIPAERQLRDFLKADYLPAARPSVGLSGMKGGDLFYAYQIRSNTTLPLTAKQVHEMGLAEVARIRAELAEEQAKVGFKGSPQEFFTYLRTAPRFQPKSAAELRDGFFAIKTRVEQRLGEQFSTFPRTQLEIRPVPAYQEKTAAGGSYNSGTPDGSRPGVFYYNSYDLPSRLTWEMETLFLHEAEPGHHFQISLAQENAALPPFMRFGGNTAFVEGWALYAESLWRELGMETDPWQRIGGLNDEMLRAMRLVVDSGIHAYGWNRDQSIRYMLDNSPESVTDATAEVERYIAIPGQALAYKVGQMTIARCKAKAMAALGSRFDPRAFHAQVLDTGALPMGVLERKIDAWIATQKAG
- a CDS encoding CinA family protein; its protein translation is MTILPDKLVELAQRVIEENRAAGRRISVAESCTGGLVSAALTEIAGSSDVFDAGFITYADGSKTALLGVAQDVIETFGAVSLATAWAMAHGAVERSGSDVAVAITGIAGPGGGSEKKPVGTVVFARARRGDDPEHAVTDHRQFGDLGRSGVRLQAALCALELLLPSADSLAIPTP
- a CDS encoding bifunctional 2-C-methyl-D-erythritol 4-phosphate cytidylyltransferase/2-C-methyl-D-erythritol 2,4-cyclodiphosphate synthase, translating into MQQRTAALIVAAGQGLRAGGELPKQYQSIAGQPVLAHAIDALGAHSAIGRIQVVIGAGQEALYAGAIGSRMLPPPVTGGATRRDSVLAGLAAIDADRVLIHDAARPFVPMAVIDRLLASLDAADGAVPVLPIADTLAEHGATLGATVPREALVRVQTPQAFRADAIRAAHAAWDPAREATDDAQMLRALGRVVATVEGSPLLDKLTQASDLAAAERRLAPLMVSRTALGFDVHAFTDGDSIQLGGITIPHSHALAGHSDADVALHAITDALLGTIGDGDIGTHFPPSDPQWRGAASDRFLAHARNLVVEAGGRIDHVDVTIICEAPKVGPHRPAIRARIAAILGLAESKVSVKATTTEQLGFTGRREGIAAQALATVRLPEDAA
- the lipA gene encoding lipoyl synthase, with the translated sequence MTEPLPASPAPRARKPDWIRVKAPTSATFQETRQLMRRLNLATVCEEAACPNIGECWTKKHATVMILGDTCTRACAFCNVKTGMPRAIDPLEPQHVADAAAELGLEHIVITSVDRDDLKDGGASQFVKVIEALRRSTPKTTIEILTPDFRNKHEAAVEAIVAARPDVYNHNLETVPRLYPTIRPGARYYASLRLLESVKRLDPSIFTKSGIMVGLGEERLEVHQVMDDMRSAGIDFLTMGQYLQPTPKHAKVADFVTPQSFAAYGAIARAKGFLLVAASPLTRSSYHAGEDFERMRAPRQAQLERVPA
- a CDS encoding type II toxin-antitoxin system RatA family toxin, with amino-acid sequence MPQHSETRRLPYSPEQMFDLVADVGRYAEFLPWVAAVRVRSDSETEMVADLIVGFKALRERFTSRVQKQRADSIHVDYVDGPLDHLRNEWRFRPDGQGGCLIDFSVDFAFRSRIFEAIAGQMFGSALRRMIGAFETRAAALYGVGMASESAEGSSSSSAHSAA
- a CDS encoding carbonic anhydrase — encoded protein: MTEDDPAFAPLLAGYHRFRRNDWAKQRARWAELAEGQRPFALVIACSDSRVDPAQIFDCSPGEIFVVRNIANLVPPLDPTEGYHGVSAAIEFAVTQLEVAEIVVMGHGGCGGVQASLTHAFQGAPPGRGGYIARWTSLLDAPRDRVVERCGTGPEAARALELESVKVSLANLRSFPSVPEREAAGTLRLRGAYFAIADGVLHLLDEATGSFAPAT
- a CDS encoding hydrogen peroxide-inducible genes activator; the protein is MATYLPTLKQLQYLVALRDTGHFGRAADACYVTQSTLSAGLRELESLLGITLVERTRRVVRFTPLGLKIAEKGERVLRQAEELAALAKAAGKPLSGELRMGVIPTIAPFMLPRVLGRLRSEWPDLKLYLREETSGAACESLHRGHVDCVLLALPYACGEIEHVDLFTDRLFVAVSAEQAEGMPDIVPASGIDERQLLLLEDGHCLKDHVLAACNRPELRAEATMMGTSLHTLVQMVDNGLGVTMLPEMAIKAGILDHTRVVARPLDAAHPSRRIALVWRAGSPRDKEFRLLADALRQAREAAA
- a CDS encoding cation:proton antiporter domain-containing protein; this encodes MASAFNPTGFSDALVILGAAGVVIPAFARWRINPVIGFILVGIAVGPAGLGSFVGRAPWLSWVTITNPHAIEPFAELGIVMLLFSIGLELSFRRLWAMRRAVFGLGAAELAGSAILLGMGFWLAGQTIQSAFGLGMALALSSTALVLPIAGTRGPVGERAFAMLLFEDLALVPIIFALGALAPHGGEGGGWQVARTLALGGVTVGVLLVGGRWLLPRLFAQAARTKSPELFLAASLLVVILASLATSAAGLSPIVGALLAGVLIAETDYHGEVELMTAPFKGLALGVFLITVGMSLDLRVVGRFGPALTAAVLTVVAVKTLVTGLLLRVRGAERGVSLETGLLMSAPSETTLIVLGTASAVGMIDRETAAFWQIVTAIGLTITPLLAMAGRRLALGVDRHQAEAVPPVSDDARRALIVGFGRVGRLVAQMFDAHELPYLAVDADADTVRAARKRGYQVIFGDITRPGMIDHLAAGSASAVVLTMDDPVQLVRLTARLRDAHPDLTIVARARDPNHAAQLYRAGATDAVPETIESSLQLSEAALVDLGVAMGPVIASIHEKRAQLRAKIMEMADTGREPPLRRRTIVDDH
- a CDS encoding YbaK/EbsC family protein, which encodes MSLASVRAWLTAHAPDLPIIETEASTATVIEAAAALGVEPGRIAKTLALRVEGEILLVVTRGDARIDNAKCKASFGGRPRMLPAEETLAATGHPVGGVCPFGLATPLPVYCDVSLQPYDLVYPAAGSLTSSVAVAPGRLAELVAKRWVDVCTIRE